A region of Lycium barbarum isolate Lr01 chromosome 3, ASM1917538v2, whole genome shotgun sequence DNA encodes the following proteins:
- the LOC132632665 gene encoding uncharacterized protein LOC132632665, translating into MEVSGKDQSSVSGSAKRLSSGTKLLRYPLRSAGKPKEEKPPLIDSSNTSVPRRGKPASSVSKSVNVLDLSGKEKSAAKPPRRLSIQSKPSASPASRAVGNITPISEARARRSSINQGKTTNTPVSAVAKSSNGKESNRLFSSIYWLSQIKLSESAAKHSISLGFFKLALEAGCEPLQRLRDELKSYVQRHNLVDLGEPVKQLFESYNISQEFEQLQVSETCSHVPEDGTPSSDDEVHTSSSVAGTEKSEPEVLNKEAVETCQVAEPTKETSSKKEIASKNRRSVNKNAATPKSTTDVSGTMKKKLENPKQEPNKNKGKRQGKKSAQVEGPANADTAEKVPPEDKENMDAPQSEEINVTEV; encoded by the exons ATGGAAGTTTCTGGAAAAGATCAATCCTCTGTTTCTG GAAGTGCTAAGAGATTATCGTCAGGGACGAAGCTTTTGCGATATCCACTGCGATCGGCTGGTAAACCTAAGGAGGAGAAGCCGCCTTTGATTGATTCTTCCAACACTTCGGTTCCTAGAAG GGGAAAACCTGCCTCAAGTGTTAGTAAGAGTGTGAATGTCCTTGATCTATCTGGCAAGGAAAAATCTGCTGCTAAACCTCCAAGAAGGCTGTCTATTCAGTCTAAGCCAAGTGCAAGCCCTGCCTCAAGAGCAGTAGGCAATATCACTCCTATTTCTGAGGCTAGAGCAAGGAGATCCTCGATCAACCAGGGGAAAACTACTAATACACCGGTTTCAGCCGTTGCAAAGTCATCAAATGGAAAGGAAAGCAATCGTCTGTTCTCTTCAATCTATTGGCTATCCCAGATTAAGCTCTCTGAATCTGCTGCTAAGCATTCAATTTCTCTTGGTTTTTTCAAACTCGCTTTGGAAGCTGGCTGTGAG CCTCTTCAACGTTTGAGGGATGAGCTGAAATCCTATGTGCAACGTCATAACCTTGTCGATCTTGGGGAGCCAGTGAAACAATTGTTTGAAAGCTACAATATTTCTCAAGAGTTTGAGCAGTTGCAAGTATCTGAGACTTGTTCCCATGTGCCTGAAGATGGGACACCTTCATCTGATGATGAAGTGCATACCTCTTCATCTGTTGCTGGCACTGAGAAATCGGAACCTGAAGTCTTGAACAAAGAAGCTGTTGAAACTTGCCAAGTGGCAGAACCAACTAAGGAGACTTCATCAAAGAAGGAAATTGCATCTAAGAACCGTAGATCTGTAAATAAGAATGCTGCAACTCCGAAATCTACAACAGATGTTTCTGGTACCATGAAAAAGAAACTTGAAAATCCTAAGCAAGAACCAAATAAGAACAAGGGGAAAAGACAGGGAAAGAAATCTGCTCAAGTAGAAG GTCCAGCTAATGCTGACACTGCAGAGAAAGTCCCTCCAGAAGACAAAGAGAATATG GATGCTCCACAGTCAGAAGAGATCAATGTTACAGAAGTTTAA